Within the Vagococcus carniphilus genome, the region AATCGCTTGGGTTTTTGAATAGACAATTTCGTGTCCTTCTAAACGTTGGGTTAATGTTGTTTTCCCTGTTCCAACAGCACCAACAAACATTATTTTTTTCAATCAATTCACCTGCTTATTTTATTACTTACGATTTGGTTATTTTTGCTGTAGAGACATTCAACATATTTCTTAGTGTATCACTAACAGCTTCAATTGCTGCTTCCACTGCCATCACATCACCGGCAATAACTAAAGTTCCACTAAATCTATCCATGAAAGCCACTCTAACATCTGCTGCTTTGACAGCAACATCTGAAGCCACAATAGCTGCTTCTCCTGGCGTAATAGTCAGAATTCCCAATGCTTGTTTATCATAGTCATGTAAACCAACTTTAGCGTAAACACGGTCATCTGGGTTCGCAATAATATGTGCAATCGTTATCTGACGACCTGGCACCGATTCTTGAATAATTCTATTTTTTTCATTCATTTTT harbors:
- a CDS encoding BMC domain-containing protein, producing the protein MNEKNRIIQESVPGRQITIAHIIANPDDRVYAKVGLHDYDKQALGILTITPGEAAIVASDVAVKAADVRVAFMDRFSGTLVIAGDVMAVEAAIEAVSDTLRNMLNVSTAKITKS